One Phaseolus vulgaris cultivar G19833 chromosome 11, P. vulgaris v2.0, whole genome shotgun sequence genomic window carries:
- the LOC137821999 gene encoding heavy metal-associated isoprenylated plant protein 3-like: MGAKKKTGGGNGNKENQDAATTVVLKLDFHCDGCASKIIRHLRSFQGVETVKAEDGVGKVTVTGKVDPVKLRDNLAEKMKKKVEIVSPQTKKEKEKEKEENKDTKANNKTQDKKNKDKEVVTTAVLKMALHCQGCLDRIGKTVLKTKGVQEMAIDKEKETVTVKGTMDVKALVENLTEKLKRKVEVVPPKKEKDADKDKEGSGNKKKKGGGGGGGGGDTNEEGVEKIDYSRMEYVPQPSFGFGYGYGHGNIGGYSYVPVYPEQMQFHLHAPAPQIFSDENPNACSVM, translated from the exons ATGGGCGCG AAAAAGAAGACAGGCGGCGGAAACGGAAACAAGGAGAACCAGGACGCCGCCACCACCGTCGTTTTGAAGCTCGACTTCCACTGCGACGGTTGCGCTTCCAAGATCATTCGACACCTTCGTTCTTTCCAAG GTGTGGAGACTGTGAAGGCGGAGGACGGCGTCGGGAAGGTGACAGTGACCGGGAAAGTGGACCCCGTGAAGTTGAGGGACAACCTGGcggagaagatgaagaagaaggtgGAAATCGTCTCTCCGCAGACTaagaaggagaaggagaaggagaaggaggAGAATAAAGACACCAAAGCGAATAACAAAACGCAGgacaagaaaaacaaggacaAAGAG GTGGTGACTACCGCGGTTCTGAAGATGGCACTGCATTGCCAAGGTTGCTTGGACAGGATTGGCAAGACTGTGCTGAAAACCAAAG GAGTGCAAGAAATGGCTATAGACAAGGAAAAGGAAACGGTGACTGTGAAAGGGACAATGGATGTTAAGGCTCTGGTGGAGAATCTAACGGAGAAGCTGAAGAGGAAGGTTGAGGTGGTCCCTCCCAAGAAAGAGAAGGATGCTGACAAGGACAAGGAAGGATCAGGGAACAAGAAGAAAAAGGGCggtggtggaggaggaggaggaggagataCTAATGAAGAGGGAGTAGAGAAAATAGATTACAGCAGAATGGAGTATGTGCCACAACCTTCTTTTGGCTTTGGTTATGGTTATGGACACGGCAATATTGGTGGCTATAGCTATGTGCCAGTGTACCCGGAGCAGATGCAATTTCACTTACATGCACCAGCACCACAAATTTTTAGTGACGAGAACCCAAATGCTTGTTCTGTCATGTGA
- the LOC137823524 gene encoding uncharacterized protein: protein MEELREFRNQVRIDGSEKKMIERESGPMVRRAREEFRSRKFQQYTPLNANRARVLQEAMAAEIIPPPRKARTPERADHTKHCEYHKNHGHHTEECIGLKDRIEELIQAGQLKRFVRGGNARIRLSPERGSRGGEMGQRRVERFERRDEKRVEKRDDRRDGRPERISDRVYQNTQSVRWSRERSLGRLVRGFINTISGGFSGKESSSTRKQHWRSIRTINHIFKRKTLPPMLFTDEDFQEIDPDHDDPMVITVEIAEYAVMKTLVD, encoded by the coding sequence atgGAAGAACTTAGAGAGTTCCGAAACCAGGTAAGGATTGATGGAAGTGAGAAGAAGATGATAGAAAGAGAAAGCGGACCTATGGTCAGAAGAGCCCGAGAAGAATTCAGAAGCCGAAAATTCCAACAATACACACCTTTGAACGCAAACAGAGCAAGAGTTTTACAAGAAGCTATGGCAGCAGAAATAATACCACCACCAAGAAAAGCAAGAACACCAGAAAGAGCGGATCATACCAAACATTGCGAGtatcataaaaatcatggtCATCATACAGAAGAATGCATTGGGTTGAAAGATAGAATAGAAGAATTGATTCAAGCAGGACAGTTGAAACGCTTCGTCCGAGGAGGAAATGCAAGAATAAGGTTAAGTCCTGAGAGAGGATCGAGAGGGGGAGAGATGGGACAGAGAAGAgtggaaagatttgaaagaagagatGAAAAGAGAGTTGAAAAAAGAGATGATAGAAGAGATGGAAGGCCAGAAAGAATAAGTGATAGGGTTTATCAAAACACCCAATCAGTAAGGTGGAGTAGGGAACGAAGTCTGGGTAGGCTGGTCAGAGGATTTATAAACACAATTTCAGGAGGTTTTTCAGGAAAGGAATCCTCATCAACAAGAAAACAACATTGGAGAAGTATCAGAACcattaatcatattttcaaaagaaaaaccttgccaccaatgctttttacagatgaagattttcaagagATTGATCCCGATCACGACGACCCCATGGTAATAACGGTAGAAATAGCCGAATATGCCGTCATGAAAACCTTAGTTGATTAG
- the LOC137823542 gene encoding uncharacterized protein, producing MTTFGRGNKTKKIKIRYLVVDAATSYNVLLGRSSLNKLGAIVSTPHLAMKFPTEKGEIATVYVNQKDARECYAAGLKMNLKANHDTERMVAMTDLDPRINDERIEPKEETTTVVLGQDEKQCTYVSGSLPKELLSKFITMLRNNKDLFAWKPSDIPGIDPNVVCHKLSVCREARPVSQKKRKLGEERRKAAIEETEKLMQAGFIKEAQYTTWLSNVVLVKKPNGKWRMCTDYTDLNKACPKDTYPLPNIDKISGWGVWTRDDEFS from the coding sequence ATGACCACATTTGGAAGAGgtaataaaactaaaaagatCAAAATCAGATATTTGGTGGTGGATGCTGCTACATCATATAATGTGTTACTAGGACGATCCTCTTTGAATAAGTTGGGGGCAATAGTTTCAACACCACATTTGGCTATGAAGTTCCCAACAGAAAAAGGGGAGATAGCAACGGTCTATGTCAATCAGAAAGATGCTCGGGAATGTTATGCAGCAGGTTTAAAGATGAATTTGAAAGCAAACCATGATACTGAAAGAATGGTGGCGATGACCGATTTGGACCCAAGAATAAATGATGAAAGGATAGAACCAAAAGAAGAGACCACAACTGTGGTATTGGGTCAAGACGAGAAGCAATGCACTTATGTAAGTGGAAGCTTGCCCAAAGAATTGTTGAGTAAATTCATCACAATGTTACGTAACAACAAAGATTTATTTGCTTGGAAACCATCCGATATACCTGGGATTGATCCGAACGTAGTCTGTCATAAATTGTCTGTATGTCGAGAAGCAAGACCGGTATCtcaaaaaaaaagaaagttggGAGAAGAAAGACGAAAAGCAGCAATTGAAGAAACTGAGAAGTTAATGCAAGCTGGTTTCATAAAAGAGGCTCAATACACAACATGGTTATCCAATGTAGTACTTGTCAAAAAAccgaatggaaagtggagaatgtgtacaGACTATACAGACTTaaacaaagcttgcccgaaaGATACATATCCATTACCCAACATAGACAAGATTAGTGGATGGGGCGTCTGGACAAGAGATGATGAGTTTTCTTGA